The window CTAAGGATCAGAATATTTGGACAAATATTAGGCTAATAAAACAGAATTGGAATCAGAATATTTGAACTTTAAAGGACCTAGTATAAACTTCGAGACAGATTTTGTATACTTAGCTAAGAAGTAAGTTATTGCCACACAGCCACATACCTGTCCTAAATAACTCAGTTGTTCACATGCCAGTCTCCTTTTTACAGAGAGAGTTGCATTTCGGCTTTCAACAGCTAAACCAAGCTGCATTTCAGTTCCCTGAATATGTCATTCCAAAATGCAATCAGTATATATAAGTTAAATGACTCTGTCtcgaaaaaaaaaagttcatatGGTTACATTCTACCTGCGCCAGTGCTTGAACTATAATAGCCTCCAGTGTACTCTCATTCAAATCGTTTGGCAACCTGCTCCTGATcacatatattacaatttaaGGATTTCtacaggaaaaaaaatttagggccattaaatattatttttcagtaAAATGGTCCTTTTTCCTGTAAAAATATAGGATTGTACCTAATATCTGGTGGTAGGTGTATCAGAACATCCCGGATTAGTAATTCCAAGTACCCTGCCGCCTTCAGCAATAATTCAACAGCATTTCTCATACTATCTGGTGTTGCACAAAGTTATCAGTGAGGTCGCAATTTCAGTAGTAAGGCAGTATCTAAGTTCCTTTAGTGTTGATATTTACTTGATAAGTAGAAATAACATACCCGATGAAACAATCCTGTCGCTACCAGTACTCTGATCCTTGGAAATTAGTATGGAATTTGCCTCGGTCAATGTCAATGTGGCCATCATATGAATCACAGAGTAAACCTCAAACCACCAGTTTTGAACACAAACTTCCTGctcattaataattttaatcatatcaacatacaacaaaattattatcaaGTGATTACACATTAAAGTTGGAGCAATTTGTAGAAACATTACTTGTCGTCCATCTGATAAATTTTTCCACTTGAATTCCACCAGTTTTTGGATCTCGCATTCTTCTGTTAATTACAGAAGTTATGTAACACTTGCAACATGTATACAAATTCTTTTTCCATACCAATACTGTATGTAATTGTGACTTATGAGAGCCAAACCTTTTCTGTTGACGCCTACAAGAAGAGACAAGTACTCCTCCAGTGCTTGCTGTAAGTCAGGAATTGCAGATCCACCTACAAGAAGTTACAATCTCATGAAAGTGCTTAAAGACTTTGATCTCTTTTGTTTAGTCTAATAATCCTAAAAGACCACAGATTTTCACCTAAAGTTGAAACAGCATACCAGTATCTTCTGCCACCAAAACAATCTGATTCCGCAGACAGCTTATTTTGTCAACAACCTCTGTGGGAAGTACACCTctaaggatcttctgaagatcATCAGATCTAACAGGAACCCTCAATTCAGGAACGAAAATGGTAACTTCTGGaatgttcttcttcttcttccatcCCATAGAGGATGTGCATCCTATTGACACTGAGGAGGATTTTCCTTTCTCAAATATAACATTCTACATACATGTACAATATAATTAGTAACTTTATACTTCATTCCATCATAAGCAGTTAACAAATTCAATAAATGAAGACAATGTAGGTACTATACCTTCCACCTCTGCATATTTAACCAATGCATTGTCACTGTAATTGATAACGTAGACAAATACTAATTAGTGTGATAATCAGGAAGGTGAAGCAATTAAGGCAGCCTGATTGATCACTTAGGCATGTAGATACTATATATACATTTCGTGTATTATGATCAAGTGAAGGCATTATTCTATGGTTTGTGCATGTGTGTAGTAGCTGTATATATGTAGCAATGAGTGGATGGGAAAGCTAACTGGAAGCATGCAAGAGAGTCAGGAAGCTGGGAAAGATCCTAGAGATGCAGAATATACTTTTATATCCCCGCGAAAGGGGCTCAGAAACCGATCTAAACATTCACATGGCGAGCCTATGGGctgagaaattttaaaaaattacattaatagTGGTGGTATTAATAAAATGGATATGCACATTGCGCAAAGTGACAGAGAGGAATGCATGGAACTTTAATCTAAAATGGCTAGTTGGTTAATCTCCACAAGATTAGCTGTCTGTTTCATACCTGGATGGtcattagtttaaataatttaataacttaCTGATTAGTTTAGTATCTTCAAGAAGAAATGAAGCCACTAATAactcttcttcttcattagCTGTTGAACTTTGTGTTAATGGTGTTTTAAGAAAGTTGCATGTTTGCAACAGAAGGATGTAGGGGTAAAGTAAACATGAGAGTGTTATTTTATTAccaatttgaaaatttatatcaacttagtcattaaaaagttaaaattttgtattaattcaGTCACTGACAGATGGTTTCCTTGATACAAAGTTACTAACAAGACTAAATTGAGTCGATTTTAAAATGAGTGACTAATTAGATATATTTGAACCAAATGAGTGATGGCTTTGATATTAATCCGCAACTACAATGATTAATGCACAGCTCTAGCCTTTTTGGTTAAAAAGGTGTTAGATGACCATTTCTCTAGAAATCTTATACATTAATAGTGGAAACCACTATATAAATCTGAATACTTTTCATACTCTCTCAAATCATCATAGCACTCTCTTCTCTCAGCACCATAACAATTCAAATCACAGGTACGATTTCGCTGCAGTTCACTGAGGATAGGAGGAAGATTTGTTGATACCATGTGACAAACGGTTACAAATAATCAAGAGAATCGCGAGAATTGCTTAAGGCTCTTCAGAAGAACAGTATTAGATCGATAGGAAATCTGGGATGGCGCAGTTCCATATGGACATGTGGTGGTCTATCAAAAGACTTGAGATTTGCTTGGCAACAACAAATAGAAAGATTCAGAATCAAGCCATGGGCATTTCAGTTTAACAACTATAACAAGGCACACCTGCTAAAACATAGTATTATATATGTACATCAAACATTGGGACGTGGATTTCATGTGACTTATACTTTAATTTACTACCAGAACATTAAATTTAATCGAGTAAGATATTATATTCATAGCATGTACCTACAGCTTCACTAGGAAGCTGCACCAGATGCAacaattcttaaaaaatatacataggATAAGCTTGAGAGTTGAGAACAAATCAAAAAATCTGGATTACTGACCTTAATCCAACCCTAATCCCCATATAATCTACTAATTTAATTCCATAAAATGCACAATCTCCTCGAGTCCCAGGTTACCTGAGTGTGAACATTCGACTCCTATAGCTGACACAGGGTTTATTCAAGAATTGAGGACAGCACATGATGATAGTTTCGACAGTAGGCACATTTTTCTTTTGCATATAAAAGAATACCACTTGGTGTCGAATTCTGTATAGTCAGGAAATGATACGATGTCTAATCGTGAATGATCAGAATTTGATACCAGATGAGTGGATGGCACCTAGAATTGCCAGTATTTTCTTGAACTTAAAAAACAAAGGCAAAAGGCAATCTGATAGCAAATACAAATCAGATCTGGATTCAAATGTTGCCATGTTACTTAATCAGTTGAATTGTGATATTGTTGTTTATAATTGTTGCTCCTGAGCAGGAACTATCCAGTAAGGGTAAATCATGTACACTTGCCCTCAGAAAGATATAGATACCCATGTAAGTTATGGGGTAGACCTGGTCACTGGAGATTGTAAAGATTAGTTGTACAAATTACAATTAAGCATGTACTTGtcagaaaatttaatataattaatctcATGTTTCTTTAATACCCCTCAGTATCAATATAAATGACAATTTCCATGATAAAATGGACaagattatatataaatcatcTGTGATTATATCTGCTAGCCACTTTGCAATGACAGGGCCTCATGTAGGCCTGCCTTCAGCAGATTTCAAGTCTAGTTTCCTTATAGCAAAAATCAACCAAAGTATAGAATAAGTTGTTAGAATACAATACAATATGATCCTGataagccctcctcctaacaccttgaggttttaggaggattggtcacttaacatggtatgaGAGCCATGTTAAGCGACCAATTCTTCtgaaacctcaaggtgttaagacgagggcttaccaggatcatattgtaTCGTAACATAAGTTACTCCAGTTTTAAGGCGACGGGAGAAGAGTTTAACACAACCGTTAAATTCAGACAACTGATATATGGAGAATAAAAACTCATAAAAAATTCAAGTCAACGATGTCGAGAAATAAGAAAAAGATGCAAGAAGATAAACGGAAAGATAAAGCAGAGATGCTTACAATGGGTGTAAGAAAAGTGTGAATCAGAACAAAATCTATGCCTAGCTAGTGGCATGGATTGACTTGCATCTTTTGTAAGGCTGATTTGATTTGTCGCAACAATTTACATTGCAATGGTATATAATTTGCATTGCAAACAAGGaaggatgaagaagaagaagaatattaATCGCGAGTAAGCCTTGGTACTAACCGGCAATTAGTAGTAAAGCTACACTTTAAATTGATTACATTAGTAAAGCTTTTCGGTCATGGCCTTTAACACCGCTTTACTTAAATTGCAGTAGCATCTTCTCAGATTTGGTTCTATCCTTCACTTTAATCTGCCATTACAAATGTGCCACATTACTCATGTCTCAAGAACATCTTTGACAATAATATGAACATTAAGGCATAATGCAATTAAAGTGAAACGCATAAGGTCTCTCAATGAGAATTGCTCTACAATGATCCTAAGTTATTCGGATGGTCAAAATGTATCACAGAAGCACGAACGCTTTGGCTATGAGGTGGGACtaagtagtactccctccgtttctccCATTTGTTTACAAATTGTTGGGCACGGAAATTAAGAAAAATGCATGTAAAAGTAATTATGTAGGTCAGGGTGTCTATGGGCTTGAAGTCAAAAGAGAATACATTCATATTCGTGCATAGCTTTATGGGCACCTAAATAATGCAAGTGAATGGCCAAATATGGAAAAGATTTATGAGCaggaaaagaagaagataaGGCATATTGTATTGATGATTGTGAGGGgccataataataataatgtggCAAACAGAATCGGGCATGGGGTTACTATAATAAGGAAATGGCTATAAATAGAAGATGTGTTCGCAGTGAAATGGCATCATCAATACTCAATCAATGTAATACATTGTATACAGAGGTGGTATTACAAGAGGAAGAGAGGTCTTACATGAAGAAAAGagtgttattttgtttagtaGCCAAGGATGACTTGCCTGCTCCAATGTCATCTAGTTGATCAACAGAGACTGGATTGGCTTGGTTTCAGGCAGTCACCTTGGCTAACTTGACACCCTCTTTTCTTTCATGCTAGACCCCGTCTTCTTTGATCCGACTGTTCAGTGGTTCCCCAAATGGAATGCTAGTTCTTGCTTCTACGGTTCCTCGTTGTGGTGTATGCTGCAGCTCAGCCTGCAGGCTGCAGTCACACTTCTGATCCTGCTATTCCATATGTGAGGGCATTACTTTAACGTATATTACTTATTCCATATATACTGATTACTGCATAACCgcataaaacttaatttttggATCTATCATTTCCATAAATGCAATGCGGCATCATACATAAGCAGCTGTTATTTTGTTATAACAAATATTATGCTGTCATACACAGAACATAATTATTTGAATCACAGACGTTAACATGTATCAATCCGTCTAAGCATGAACAAGATATGTTTCTGGGTCCGGGTCGCTCATACACATGATACAACATGTTATCAGCGAATTATTTTTTTCGCGAGATGACATTTACCCTAGACTTTTGATGAAAATAGAGGAGACTATGGCCGTCTTTTTGTGGAAAAATCACTCattctaaaattttaacaaattgaATTTTCCTGCGTATGCTCCTTTTAATCTATTGGCATGTACCATTACCCTTAATATAATAAGACACAAATGCCCAAAATggttataaaccctaattctgtattgtattttgttataaatttttcataacATATAACTTATTTATTACGATAGAATAAAACATGAATTTTTGCAGGGAAATGGGAAGGAAGGAAAAGCAAATATATAGTTTACTGTCTTATTACCGATCATATATGATTTTGACTCAAACTTCCCTAAACTTTTCGGTCAGTGACAATGGATGGAAAATATAAACGTCGAGAATGATTAAGCTAAACTCCCCTAAACTTCatagtgtatatatgtgtgtttgcTAAATGGATGCATACAATTCAAATAAGTTAAGTAGTTAGATAACTTAAGTAATTGTGCATGTGTTAAATCTCTGTGTTATATCATGGATGGCAAATTCCAAAAAGACCCCCCTTTTTCAATTCAAGTGTATTAACCAGATATTTTGTAGCTGGGAAAATTTGAATCTTATCCAATTTTTGTGCCTTCTCCGGTTATAATGTCATTCGATTCACTTGCACACTTCGAAATTTTATATAGCGGTTCATtcactaatgttgtgtttggttggggtgaatgattccggaaggaatagaatgaaaaatgaactatcttatgaataattttaaagaaatttcattctttcctccattccctacatcatatgctagatatcaccccttccatttgagatggaatgctccattctctcccatcctcaatttcttctcaaatctcatcataacaattttgcactccttcaatttttttcaaaactttattcctatctctattagtttcaagtattttttactcatttcattccattccattccattcaccccaaccaaacacaacaagaCACTAACATGATACACTACAAACCCAAAAACAAGTTTAACTTGAATCAGAGATAATCTAACACCTGGATTCTATATACATTTAACATTTGTCACAGCTTGTTTGGGTTTTCTGACCAAATCCTCAACCCAAGCTGGCCGCTGCAAATACCAAATTTCTATGAAACTAAAAGAAACTTAGACCATGGAACAGGAGTACAATCCAATAATCCAATACATTTAAATGAAAGCAACTGAAAGTCATTAAACATGGGGTGAAAATTTTACTTACAGAATCCAAATGTTCACTGAAGTAGAGTTGAAATAAAATGTGTAACATTTTTCAGAAATGAACAAATTTACTCCGTACCTGGCATACTCAATATATTGCCAAATCTAAAAAAGTACAAGTATGATGCTAACAGCTTAACCACATCACCATCGGATTGGTGCACAGAGACATCTTACAAGGTTAGATCTGAAACCCGTACCAAATAGGTATATTAGGAAACTAGGAAAGTCTTTATTGCGGCAAAGTAGAATAGGTATATATGTGGCGGGGTGGAGATCCCTGTCACGCAACAAACTGTCCAGCGGAAAGACATAAACCCTAAAATGGGTGACTCAGTCCACAGATTCAGCTTAGTAACAGGTTAACAGAGTTTGTTTAGCAGTCCTTGCTTCACAGATTCGGCTCGGTTCAAACAGCTCTAGTTCGATTGCAGAGTGAAGTGGAGAAGTAACTACGAGAATCAAGACAAGCAATTAAACCAGGAGCAAGGTAGCTAGGGTCTAATGCCATCATTTAGTGACATAAACCTATAGACAGGACGAGCTTCATATATAGTTTCAAGTTATTTTTTCCAGAAAACAGTACTAGAACAGTAAATGTTCAGCTCTAAATCCTGTACTGAAATGGGCATTCATATATAGAAGAGAACAATAGATTGTGCATGATCGCCACCTAGAAAACATGGGTGCGGCACACACCGAACATATACGTTTGGGTGCAGGGGTTCAGCCTGATACATAGGGGGTGCACCACCCGGCATATCCCCAACTTTTACCAACCAGATAGTAGGATGTGCGGAAGGGTACAAATTGTAATTGACTGATTAAAACGTGGCCTAATTTGAAGAGCAGACTGAGAGGGATGAAGGAGAATCACGGTTTTACGCATTCCATCTCCAGTTCTCATCACTGATCACTAGTTCTTGTCACCAATCTGTTTATCCGCACTGTGCATCATATATGTATGCAAGTATATATTTGTGGACTGTGGTG of the Daucus carota subsp. sativus chromosome 4, DH1 v3.0, whole genome shotgun sequence genome contains:
- the LOC108218353 gene encoding uncharacterized protein LOC108218353, which encodes MHWLNMQRWKNVIFEKGKSSSVSIGCTSSMGWKKKKNIPEVTIFVPELRVPVRSDDLQKILRGVLPTEVVDKISCLRNQIVLVAEDTGGSAIPDLQQALEEYLSLLVGVNRKEECEIQKLVEFKWKNLSDGRQEVCVQNWWFEVYSVIHMMATLTLTEANSILISKDQSTGSDRIVSSDSMRNAVELLLKAAGYLELLIRDVLIHLPPDIRSRLPNDLNESTLEAIIVQALAQGTEMQLGLAVESRNATLSVKRRLACEQLSYLGQAHCCLSTSNNNQGYGKKHMLFIKWKYLEAKAAAYYYNGLMLDKGTEPASHISAVCCFLAAENLLAESKKACLSFCLAVPVTRPPPIWGAMKNLNKKIPEIASRKSQMYGYLMEQEKGLQILPDLPEFQLSLKPEDYQLPEPHLAWDTENMEITWQTPNEQLVYSEDDIDIN